The Elusimicrobiota bacterium genome includes a window with the following:
- a CDS encoding phosphatidylglycerophosphatase A — MNVKRWGEPLGRWGILCLATVGFVGWAPYHLIPFRKMKGGGFLGTLVGWGLVWFLPTGSWFLLLTLLMIALAIGVSDRAERWMTHDDPRIVIDEVAGVWVAVIGLSRDPVSLVTAFVAFRFFDVLKGPWGRAAARLPGGWGIVADDLVAGVLANVLTRLLLRF; from the coding sequence ATGAACGTGAAACGTTGGGGCGAGCCTCTCGGGCGTTGGGGCATCTTGTGTTTAGCCACGGTTGGTTTTGTGGGATGGGCCCCGTATCATCTCATCCCCTTTCGCAAAATGAAGGGCGGTGGGTTCTTGGGAACCTTGGTGGGGTGGGGGTTGGTTTGGTTTCTCCCTACGGGGTCGTGGTTTCTTCTTCTGACGTTGCTTATGATTGCGTTGGCGATCGGTGTCAGTGATCGGGCGGAACGGTGGATGACCCACGATGATCCGCGGATCGTTATTGATGAGGTGGCCGGGGTTTGGGTGGCGGTTATCGGTTTGTCCCGGGATCCTGTTTCGTTGGTCACCGCGTTTGTGGCGTTTCGGTTTTTTGATGTTTTGAAGGGGCCCTGGGGTCGGGCCGCGGCCCGACTGCCGGGCGGATGGGGCATTGTGGCCGACGACCTGGTGGCGGGGGTCCTGGCCAACGTCCTGACGCGGTTGTTGTTGCGGTTCTGA
- the xerD gene encoding site-specific tyrosine recombinase XerD, protein MGSSVGTDVPPILREFLDHLRVERKLARNTVSAYGSDLRPYFIFLEGRGVPVSDVTPGDLSDFLWKRRAAPLKSSSLYRLSESLRQFHRFLQVEGHSISDPTVQLSTPKTSERLPKVLSVDDVSRLLGYSPKITVKTLRFKAMLELLYAAGLRVSELVGLTVEGIDLEVGFVRVFGKGGKERVVPINRRAIHSVRIYREALEVKNTAGPLFVGRGDRPLTRTAFWYELRNWARDAGVRKPISPHVLRHSFATHLLKGGADLRVVQEMLGHSDISTTQIYTHLDRDAIKKAHKKFHPRG, encoded by the coding sequence ATGGGGAGTTCGGTGGGGACGGACGTCCCGCCGATTTTGCGGGAATTTTTGGATCATTTGCGGGTGGAACGAAAGCTGGCGCGGAACACCGTGTCGGCTTATGGGTCGGATCTTCGTCCCTATTTTATTTTTTTAGAAGGGCGGGGTGTCCCTGTTTCCGATGTCACTCCCGGCGACTTGTCTGATTTCCTCTGGAAAAGAAGGGCCGCACCGCTTAAATCGTCCAGCCTCTATCGACTTTCAGAATCCCTCCGGCAGTTCCATCGATTTTTGCAGGTGGAGGGACATTCCATTTCTGACCCTACGGTTCAACTTTCCACTCCCAAAACCTCGGAACGCCTCCCGAAAGTTCTGTCGGTGGACGACGTTTCTCGGCTGCTGGGGTATTCTCCGAAAATCACAGTAAAAACCCTTCGATTTAAAGCCATGTTGGAGTTGTTGTACGCCGCCGGATTGCGAGTGAGCGAACTGGTGGGGTTGACGGTGGAAGGCATTGATCTTGAGGTTGGTTTTGTGCGAGTGTTTGGAAAGGGGGGGAAAGAACGGGTGGTCCCGATCAACCGACGGGCGATTCACTCGGTACGAATTTACCGTGAAGCCCTTGAGGTTAAGAACACGGCAGGCCCTCTTTTTGTGGGGCGCGGCGATCGTCCGCTCACCCGAACAGCTTTTTGGTATGAACTTCGGAACTGGGCGCGTGACGCGGGGGTCCGGAAACCAATCAGTCCCCATGTTCTTCGTCATTCTTTTGCCACCCATTTGTTAAAGGGAGGGGCCGATCTTCGCGTGGTCCAGGAAATGTTGGGCCATTCGGATATCTCCACCACCCAAATCTACACCCACCTCGATAGGGACGCCATTAAAAAAGCCCATAAGAAGTTTCATCCCCGAGGATAA
- the recA gene encoding recombinase RecA, whose product MNMKEEKGKALSLALATIEKQHGKEAIMKLGEKTGRVHVEVIPTGALPLDVALGIGGFPRGRVVEVYGPESSGKTTLCLQVVAQAQKSGGTAAYIDAEHAMDPDYAKKLGVDTENLLISQPDSGEQALEITDQLVRSGALDIVVVDSVAALVPRAEIEGEMGDSHVGLQARLMSQALRKLTANIARSKTCVVFINQLRMKIGVMYGNPETTTGGMALKFYSSVRLDIRRVESIKVGDKVVGNRVRIKVVKNKLAAPFQQAECDMIFGEGIARENCLLDMGVTAGVLEKAGTWFLYNTDRLGQGREQSRNFLKENPLVADQIEKAVRVKLLGDSTEPPVAETKPVSKEKETVKSPRTVKA is encoded by the coding sequence ATGAATATGAAAGAAGAAAAAGGTAAAGCACTGTCCTTGGCTCTGGCCACGATTGAAAAGCAGCATGGGAAGGAAGCCATCATGAAGTTGGGGGAAAAGACAGGCCGCGTGCACGTGGAAGTCATTCCCACTGGGGCCCTTCCCTTGGATGTGGCGCTGGGAATTGGTGGTTTTCCGCGGGGCCGCGTGGTGGAAGTGTATGGCCCTGAATCTTCCGGAAAAACGACACTTTGTCTTCAAGTGGTGGCTCAAGCCCAAAAATCGGGAGGTACCGCGGCTTACATTGACGCCGAGCACGCCATGGATCCCGACTACGCCAAAAAATTGGGCGTGGACACCGAAAACCTTCTCATTTCACAACCCGATTCCGGTGAACAGGCTTTGGAAATTACCGATCAACTGGTCCGGAGCGGGGCTCTCGACATCGTGGTGGTGGACTCGGTGGCGGCTTTGGTTCCCCGGGCGGAAATCGAAGGGGAAATGGGCGATTCTCACGTGGGACTCCAGGCCCGGCTGATGAGTCAGGCGCTTCGTAAATTGACCGCCAATATTGCCCGGTCTAAAACCTGCGTTGTTTTCATTAATCAGTTGCGGATGAAAATCGGGGTGATGTACGGTAATCCCGAAACGACAACCGGGGGCATGGCGCTCAAGTTTTATTCAAGCGTTCGGTTGGATATCCGACGAGTGGAATCCATTAAGGTTGGGGATAAAGTCGTTGGAAATCGGGTGCGCATTAAAGTGGTCAAGAATAAATTGGCGGCTCCGTTTCAACAGGCCGAGTGCGACATGATTTTTGGCGAAGGGATCGCCCGAGAAAATTGTTTATTGGATATGGGTGTGACCGCCGGCGTTTTGGAAAAAGCGGGAACGTGGTTTCTCTACAACACGGATCGCTTGGGTCAAGGCCGTGAGCAATCCCGGAACTTTCTGAAAGAAAACCCCCTGGTGGCCGATCAAATTGAGAAAGCGGTACGGGTAAAACTGTTGGGCGATTCCACCGAACCTCCTGTCGCTGAGACCAAACCCGTTTCCAAAGAAAAAGAAACCGTAAAGTCTCCCCGGACCGTCAAAGCCTAA
- a CDS encoding Trm112 family protein, with translation MTLSRELLDILACPKCKGGVNYKEKENRLHCVKCNLSYEVKEDIPVMLVDQATTIVS, from the coding sequence ATGACATTATCACGAGAGTTACTGGATATTTTGGCTTGCCCCAAATGCAAAGGGGGAGTGAATTACAAAGAAAAGGAAAATCGTCTTCACTGTGTTAAATGCAACCTTTCCTACGAGGTTAAAGAAGACATTCCCGTCATGCTCGTGGATCAGGCAACAACCATCGTCTCTTAG
- the pgsA gene encoding CDP-diacylglycerol--glycerol-3-phosphate 3-phosphatidyltransferase: MNLPNRLSVARLLSVPFFMVFTYVDNVYARVAALLIFVGAGVTDLVDGYIARKRNLVTSLGIFLDPLADKLIITSAFILFVEIRELHISSWMVVAIVGREFLITGLRGVAASRGTLVPADEGGKFKTSVQNTAIITILLTLIITSGLERFGGYSLVGLLQHGGWRGEAASLLAWTPYWMVFAATAISIVTGVNYLWRHRGLLQEET, encoded by the coding sequence ATGAATCTTCCCAACCGACTCAGTGTGGCCCGGTTGCTGTCCGTTCCGTTCTTTATGGTGTTCACCTATGTGGACAACGTCTACGCTCGCGTGGCGGCCCTTCTCATCTTTGTGGGGGCGGGAGTGACGGATTTGGTGGACGGTTATATCGCCCGAAAGCGGAACTTGGTGACGTCTTTGGGCATTTTTTTGGATCCCCTGGCCGACAAACTGATCATTACCTCGGCGTTCATCCTTTTCGTTGAAATTCGAGAGTTGCACATTTCGTCCTGGATGGTGGTGGCGATTGTGGGGCGAGAATTTCTGATTACGGGTCTTCGGGGGGTGGCGGCCAGTCGGGGAACATTGGTCCCGGCGGACGAAGGGGGGAAATTCAAAACCTCTGTTCAGAACACCGCCATTATTACGATTTTGTTGACACTGATCATCACCTCGGGTTTGGAACGATTTGGAGGGTATTCCTTGGTGGGTCTCTTACAACACGGAGGCTGGCGGGGCGAAGCGGCGAGCCTTTTGGCGTGGACCCCCTATTGGATGGTTTTTGCGGCCACCGCCATCTCGATCGTGACCGGTGTAAATTACCTTTGGCGACATCGGGGCCTTTTGCAGGAGGAAACATGA
- the rimO gene encoding 30S ribosomal protein S12 methylthiotransferase RimO — MPRGRVAFVVLGCAKNQVEAESMSSRLAREGWDMTADIPNADLVVVHSCGFLEAAREEARETLGHVRRAAPRAFLVLTGCFAQFLKKNSLPGVDAVLGTGQLDRLPDVLAQRSASAGMTRPTLTPSGYHDANTPRPLWDGQLSTYLRLSEGCNHRCTFCIIPQLRGSLKSRPPGDILKEGESLVQRGVRELVLISQDTTDYGSDRKGLGLVPLVKRMAVWTDLRWIRLLYAYPSEVDKPLMDLLANEPKLCGYLDMPLQHMSDRILKSMGREWGHGKTRSLLDRLRNQVTGLALRTTFIVGFPGETEADFNQVLSVVQDGYFEHVGVFPYSFETRSPSARLPGLVPPEVVTERWQRLLEAHRIVKTKKDRSRMGQTVDVLVEREPGGGWSARAAHQAPEVDGGVKLKSHPTTPGFYSCRITGVEGIHLKGELLPRKSGKSSSRRLVLVP, encoded by the coding sequence ATGCCCCGAGGTCGCGTGGCCTTTGTGGTTCTTGGCTGCGCCAAAAACCAAGTGGAGGCCGAAAGCATGTCTTCCCGGCTGGCCCGGGAAGGGTGGGACATGACGGCGGATATTCCCAACGCGGATCTTGTGGTCGTCCATTCTTGTGGTTTTTTAGAAGCGGCCCGGGAAGAGGCTCGGGAAACATTGGGCCATGTTCGTCGTGCGGCTCCCCGCGCTTTTCTGGTTCTCACCGGTTGTTTCGCACAGTTTTTAAAGAAGAATTCCCTTCCCGGGGTGGACGCTGTTTTGGGAACGGGGCAATTGGACCGGCTTCCGGACGTTCTGGCCCAGCGTTCCGCTTCGGCGGGGATGACGCGACCGACTCTCACCCCATCGGGGTATCATGACGCGAACACCCCGCGGCCTCTTTGGGACGGGCAGTTGTCGACTTATTTACGCCTTTCGGAAGGGTGCAACCATCGGTGCACCTTTTGCATCATTCCCCAATTGCGTGGTTCCTTGAAGAGTCGCCCTCCTGGGGACATTCTGAAAGAAGGCGAAAGCCTGGTCCAGCGCGGGGTGCGCGAACTGGTTTTGATTTCGCAGGACACGACGGATTATGGGTCCGATCGGAAAGGCCTGGGGTTGGTCCCCCTGGTTAAAAGGATGGCGGTCTGGACGGACCTGCGGTGGATCCGTCTCTTGTACGCGTACCCTTCTGAAGTGGATAAGCCCCTGATGGATTTATTGGCCAATGAGCCGAAATTGTGTGGGTATCTCGACATGCCTCTCCAACATATGTCTGATCGCATCCTCAAGTCCATGGGACGGGAGTGGGGCCACGGGAAAACCCGGTCACTCTTGGACCGGTTGCGTAACCAAGTGACCGGGCTGGCTCTTCGAACCACCTTCATTGTCGGGTTTCCTGGGGAGACGGAAGCGGATTTCAATCAGGTCCTTTCTGTGGTTCAGGATGGTTATTTTGAACACGTGGGGGTGTTTCCCTATTCCTTTGAGACCCGATCCCCTTCCGCGCGGTTGCCAGGTCTTGTCCCGCCGGAAGTGGTTACGGAACGGTGGCAACGCCTCTTGGAGGCGCACCGGATCGTGAAAACAAAAAAAGATCGGTCTCGGATGGGGCAGACTGTCGATGTCTTAGTGGAACGGGAACCTGGGGGCGGTTGGTCCGCTCGGGCCGCTCATCAAGCTCCGGAAGTGGATGGGGGGGTAAAGCTGAAGAGTCATCCGACCACACCGGGATTTTATTCTTGCCGTATCACGGGAGTGGAGGGAATTCATTTGAAGGGAGAACTTCTCCCTCGCAAGAGCGGGAAGTCCTCCTCCCGACGGTTGGTCCTTGTCCCATGA